Proteins from a single region of Aphelocoma coerulescens isolate FSJ_1873_10779 unplaced genomic scaffold, UR_Acoe_1.0 HiC_scaffold_123, whole genome shotgun sequence:
- the LOC138100657 gene encoding cilia- and flagella-associated protein 298-like: MVRLHVKRGGESQFLLETPGSARLAELAPLAARIHNGRLKVQRLCSEMEELAEHGISLPYNMQGLADEQIKELKLKDEWAEKCVPSGGSIFRKDEMGRRNGFAPNEKMQQVIKKTIEEAKALISKKQVQANVCVNMETVKDALEQLRGAVMIVYPMGLPPHDPIRMEFEDKEDLSGTHAGTEVIKESEAQLWWAGKQLEETKLLSDYVGKNEKTTIIVKIQKKGQGAPGREPVISHEEQKEMMLYYYRKQEELKKLEEEDDDSFLNAEWADNHALKRQFHGVKDIKWGPR; the protein is encoded by the exons atGGTGCGGCTGCATGTGAAGCGCGGCGGTGAGAGCCAGTTTCTTCTGGAGACGCCGGGCAGCGCCCGCCTGGCCGAGCtggcgccgctcgccgcccgcaTCCACAACGGGCGGCTGAAGGTGCAGCGCCTGTGCTCAG AGATGGAGGAGCTAGCAGAGCATGGTATTTCCTTGCCATACAATATGCAAGGACTGGCAGATGAGCAGATCAAAGAGCTGAAGTTAAAGGATGAGTGGGCAGAGAAGTGTGTCCCAAGCGGTGGAAGCATCTTCAGGAAGGATGAAATGGGGCGAAGAAATGGATTTG CTCCAAATGAAAAAATGCAGCAAGTTATAAAGAAGACAATAGAGGAAGCCAAGGCATTAATCTCTAAG AAACAAGTTCAGGCCAATGTGTGTGTTAATATGGAGACGGTGAAAGATGCGTTGGAGCAGCTCCGAGGGGCTGTGATGATTGTGTATCCAATGGGATTGCCTCCACATGATCCAATTAGGATGGAGTtcgaagataaagaagacttgTCAGGAACTCAT GCTGGAACCGAAGTTATAAAAGAATCGGAAGCACAGCTGTGGTGGGCAGGAAAGCAGTtggaagaaacaaagttgctctCTGACTACGTAggcaaaaatgagaaaacaacCATCATTGTCAAGATCCAGAAA AAAGGACAAGGAGCTCCAGGGCGGGAGCCTGTGATCAGTCATGAGGAGCAAAAAGAGATGATGCTGTACTACTACaggaagcaggaggagctgaag AaactggaggaggaggacgacgactcATTTCTAAATGCTGAGTGGGCAGACAACCATGCTCTGAAAAGGCAATTTCACGGTGTAAAAGACATCAAATGGGGTCCAAGATGA